Genomic segment of Streptomyces sp. NA02950:
CCGCGGACCGCGCGGGCACCGGACGGGACCGACTCCCCTGGCTGCTCTACCTCGAGGGCGGGCCGGGCTTCGGCGCACCCCCCCCGGCTGGGGCCCGCTGTACGACGCGGAGCGGCTGGCCCGTAACACCGTGCCGGTGGCCGCCGCCGTCTACCACGACGACCTGTACGTGGACACCGCGCACGCCCTCGCCACCGCCCGCGCCATCCGGGGGCTGCGCACCTGGGTGACCGACGAGTTCGAGCACGACGGGGTGCGGACCGGGGGCCGCGGGGTGCTGGACCGGCTGCTGCGGCTGGCCCGTGACGAAGCGGTGCGACACGGCGGAGACGACCGGCGGCCGCTGCCCGGATGTGGCGGACGCCATGTCAGATTTCCCTGGGACTTGCCGCGTTCTTATTGCCCGATACCTTCACGCCCCGTAGGTTGAGCCGAAAATTAACCCCGCTTAATCGGGCGCTTACGGACTGAATTCGGGAGCCACCGTGCGACGACACATACGCCGACGCGTCCCCCTCCGCATCGCGGCCACCGCGGGGGGTATCGCGCTGGCCGCGGCACTCACCGCGACCGCGAGGGCGACCACCGGCGGAGCGGACCCCGCCCGGCCGCACGGTGGTGGCGCCCCGGCGGCCGCCCCCGCAGAGCGCACCCACGAGGTCGAGTACTTCAGCGGTCCCGGCGCCCACCCCCGGCACACCGAGGTCCCGGCCGCCACCCCGAAGCGCATGACCCGCGCCGCCCGTTCGCTGTCCGCCGCCGAGAAGGCGGACGACGGCGACGTCAGCTCGGTCATCGAGAAGGGGCCGGTCGACGACAAGGTCGACGTCGTCTTCGTCGGCGACGGCTACACCGCCTCCCAGCAGGAGGACTTCCACACCGATCTGCGCGCCAAGTGGAAGGAGATCTCCGCGGTCGAGCCGTACGCCTCGTACCGGGACCTGTTCAACGTGTGGTCCGTGGACGCCGTCTCCAACCAGTCCGGTGTCTCGGGCGACCCGAGCGAGGACGTCGTCAAGGACACCGCGCTCGGCTCGTACTTCTGGTGCGACGGCCTCGAGCGGCTGCTGTGCGTCAACACCGACAAGGTCGAGTCCTACGCGGCCAAGGCCCCGCAGGCCGATCTGGTGGTCGTGCTCTCCAACTCCGCCAAGTACGGCGGCGCGGGCTACACCGTCACCTCGCAGGTCGGCTACGACGGCATCGCCACCGCCTCCTCCGACCACGCCGACTCCGACCAGGTGGCCGTCCACGAGACCGGCCACTCGCTCGGCAAGCTGGCCGACGAGTACGTCTATCCGGACAACGGCACCTACACCGGCGCGGAGCCCGAGGAGTCCAACGCCTCCACGCTCAGCGCGGACCAGATGACCGACCAGCGGAAGAAGTGGTACCGCTGGCTGGGCCAGACCTCGCCGGACGGCGGCGCGGTCGGCGCGTACGAGGGCGGGCGCTACTACCCCAAGGGCATCAACCGCCCCACCGACAACTCCATCATGCGCACCCTGGGCCGGGAGTTCAGCCTGCCCGGCCGGGAGGCGATGATCGCGGGCTTCTACCGGCACGCGAGCGCGGTCAGCAGCAGGACGCCCACCGACAAGCCGGTGGGGCGCAAGGCCGAACTGACGGTGCGGATCCCCAAGAAGGCGTCCCTGAAGTGGTACGTGGACGGTGACGAGGTGCGGGCCGCGCGCGGGAAGAAGTCCGTGACCCCGGCCTCCCTCGGCGTCCGCGCCGACGGCGAGACCCACAAGGTGACCGCCAAGGCGACCGACACCACCCGTGCGGTGAAGGACCCGGAGCTGCGGAAGCTGCTGACCGACTCCCGTACGTGGAAGGTCGCGCGGCACTAGCGACCCGGCGCCTCGTGGCGCGCCGCGCGCCCATCCGAACCGCCGCCCCGTGGACCCCCGCCGCGGGGCGGCTTCGTGCGCCCCGGCCCGGTGTCCGGCCGACCTCTGCCCGCGTCGATGCGGGGCGGCCGCGGTCCGCCCCTCAACATCGGCAGGTCCTAGGTTTCCCTATACCGCGACCGCGCTCAATCGCCCACCGGGGCGGGCTGCCGGTCACGTGTTCCGGCGGCGCGTCGATCATCCGACAACGCGCCGGTCGCCCGGCCGCCGCCGCGGACGGACGACCGCACCTCGCGGCCCGTCCCGCGGAGCGCTCAGCGCGCCAACTCCCGTTCCAGCCCGGTGGGGAAGCGTGTGGTGATCCGCATACCGCCCAGCCAGCCGCTCAGCCGTGCCGCCTCCGTCTCCAGCGCCGTCCACGCCTCCCGTCCGGCGTCGGTGAAGAGCTGCCACACCACCTCGCCGTCGGCGCGCTGGGTCCAGGCGCCCACGATCCGGCCGTTCCACCACACCGTGGGCCCGATGTTGCCGGTGCCGTCGAAGAGCGCGGGCACCTGCTCCGGGTCGAGATACCAGTCGCGCATCCGCCAGCCCATGGCGGTCGGATCCAGGCTCGGCAGCAGCGCGGCCCACGGTTCGCACTCGGCCACCGGCTCCTCGTCCCCCTCCGCCACGAACCCCGGCCCCTCCGCCAACTCCACGGAAGCCGCCCGGATGTCGGCCAGCGCCCGCCGGGTGTCGGTCACCGTCCACCCCGTCCACCACTTCAGATCGGCCTCGGTCGCGGGCCCGAACGCCCGCAGCCAGCGCCCCGCGATCTCCGCCTTCGCCTCGCGTACCGGCACTTCGGGCAGTGCCGCCGCCGGGGCCCACGGGAAGATGCTGCTGTTCCAGGAGGAGCGCGGGCGGCAGCGGCGCACCAGCCCGTCGGCGGCGAGCTGCCGCAGCAGCCGACTGCCGACGCTCTGCTTCGCCTCGTACGGCTTCCCCGGCGACATCAGGATCGTCTCGCGCAGCGCGGGCAGGTCCTGGGCCAGTTCGGCGGTGGTGGCCTCGCCCCGTACCGCGAGCGCCGCCACGACCTCCTTCTCGACCGCGGCGAGCCGCTCCTCGTCCCAGCCGTCCGCCCGCTCCCGCAGATGCCTGAGCAGGGTGGCGCGTTCGCGGACGGCGATGGCCCGACCGGCTCCGGCGTACACGGCGGGGGCCAGGGCGGCCGTCACCACGAACATCGTGCGGCGCATGCAGAGCAGCCGCATCATCGACAGATCCTCGTAGAGCGCCCGGTCCACCTCCGCGGACGAGGGCTCGCGCAGCCGCGCGCACGCCGACAGATAGACGGTGGCCGGGTCGGTGGCGTGCAGGGCCACCACCGCGTCCGTCACCTCCTCGACGGTGGCCGCGCGCACGGACGGCGCCAGCAGATGGCGCCGGCCGACCCGGGCGCGGCGCTGTTCGGCGGAGATACGGAGGGCGGGGCGCGCATCGGTCATACGGCCGACCGTAGAGCGCGTACCGGACATCTCCTGTCAGGTATGGCGAACGGGCGCGCGGCCGCTCCGGCGGCCGTGCCCGTGCCGGAAGATCGCGTTCGGGCGTGAGGCAAGATGAGGCCATGGGTAACTTCGGGGGCGAGGGTCACCTGATCGCGGGCCGGTACGAACTGGTGTCGCGGCTCGGGCGCGGCGGCATGGGCACGGTGTGGCGATCGGTCGACCAACTGCTGGGCCGGGACGTCGCGGTCAAGGAACTGCATGTGGACGACGAGGGGCTGTCGGCGCTGGACGCCCAGCTGCTCGGTGAGCGCACCCTGCGCGAGGCCCGCACGGTCGCCCAGATCAAGCACCCCAATGTGATCGTCCTGCACGATGTGGTCGAGGAGGGCGAGCGCGCCTGGATCGTCATGGAGCTGGTCGACGGGGTCTCGCTCGCCGACCGGCTGACCGCGGACGGCCCGGTCGGCCCGCGCGAGGCCGGCCGGATGGTGCTGGCGCTGCTGGAGGCGCTGCGCGCGGCGCACGCCCGCGGAGTGCTGCACCGGGACATCAAGCCCGCCAATGTGCTGGTGGAGTCGGGCACCGGCCGGGTGGTGCTGACGGACTTCGGGATCGCGCAGGTCTCCGGGGCCACGACGATCACCGAGACCGGTTCGTTCGTCGGCTCGCCCGAATACACCGCGCCGGAACGGATGTCGGGGCGGCGGACCGGGCCGGAGTCGGACCTGTGGTCGCTCGGGGTGCTGCTGTGCACGCTGGTGAGCGGCCGGTCACCGTTCCACCGCGACTCCCTGGCCGCGGTGCTGCACGCCGTCGTCTTCGACGAGATCGCGGTGCCCGAGGCGGCCGGGGGGCTGAAGCCGGTCGTCGAGGGGCTGCTGCGGCGGGAGCCGGAGCTGCGGCTGAGCGCGGAGGAGGCCGCGCGGCTGCTGCGGGCGTACGGGGAGTCGGGGGACACCCCGGAGATGCCGCTGCCGCGGACCGAGCCCCGGCCGGGCCGGTCGCTCGTCCCCGGACCCGCACCGGGCCCCGCTCCGGCGCCGGTCCCCGAGGCTGTACCGACCGGCGCGGCGGCGGCCGGCGGAGGCACGCCCGGAGCGCCCGGTGAGTCGGGGACGTCCGGCACATCGGGGACGTCCGGCCGTGGTGGCCGCTTTCCCGGCGGCCGCAAGGCGGTGACGGCGATCGTCGCCGTCCTCGCGCTGGCCGGGGCGGGCGTGGGCGCGATGGCGTTGCTGGACGGCGGCGACGACAAGAAGGTGAGCGGGGGCCCGGGCCACCGCACCGGTGACGGCCACAACGGCGGCGGGAAGACCTCGTCCCCCTCGCACAGTCCGAGTCCCAGCACAGGTCCCAGCACGGGTCCCAGTACGTCGTCCAGCGGCATTCCCGCGGGCTACGAGCGGGTGAGGGATCCGCTCGGTTTCTCGATCGCCGTGCCCCAGGGGTACAGCCGCTCCTACGAGCCGCCTCGGGTCTACTACTACTCCCCGGGCAAGGAGTTCCGGATCGGTGTGCAGATCCAGGAGCAGGACCCCAAGGGCCCGCTGGGGCTGAGCCGGGAGGCCGATGCCAAGGGGCCGCAGGAGTACCCGGGCTACCGCAGTGGCCAGGTCATCGAGACCACCCGGCACGGGCAGCCCGCGGCGCTCTGGGCGTTCGTCTGGAACGGCGGCGCGGACGACGGCGGCTCGCGGCAGACATTTGATCTGAGCTGGGACGCGGACGGCAAAATGTATGATCTCTGGCTTTCCGCCCCCGTGGCGCAAAAAGGCCAGGGAAAGCGGCATTTCGATACGGCTGTCGCCACATTCACCCCTTCCGGAACATCGAACTGAGTCCCGTCGCAACGGATTTGTCACGAGCGTTCCGTACGGCCCGGGGCCAGTGGCGGATTTCGCCACCGGACAGGTAAGGATTGGGCCATGACGAACGACGGGGGACGGGCGAACGAGCCCACCAGCTACACCCTGCGGCCGCCGCATGCCCCGGAGGAGACGCCTCCGCAGGGCAGCCCCTACGAGCCGACCCAGCTCGCCGCGCGGCGGCCGCCCGCCGCCCGGTCCTCGGACCCGAACGCCGGGCGGATCATCGGCGGGCGCTACCGGCTGGTCTCCCGGCTCGGCCACGGCGGGATGGGCACCGTCTGGCGCGCCCGGGACCAGGTCATGGACCGCGAGGTGGCGGTCAAGGAGCCGCGTGTCCCGGACCATCTCCCGGACGGCGAGCGGCAGACGGTCTACCGGCGGATGGAGCGCGAGGCGCGCGCCGCCGCCCGGATCGACCACCCCTCCGTCGTCACCGTCCACGACGTCGTGGTCGAGGAGGGGCGGCCGTGGATCGTGATGGAGCTGGTGGCCGGGCAGTCGCTGGCCGGTCGGCTGGATGAGGGCACGCTCGACCCGCGCGAGGCGGCCCGGATCGGTCTCGCGGTGCTCGGCGCGCTGTCGGCCGCCCATGAGGCCGGTGTGCTGCACCGCGACGTGAAACCGGACAACGTGCTGCTCGGCCGGGACGACCGGGTGGTGCTCACCGACTTCGGCATCGCCCAGATCGAGGGCGAGCAGGGGCTCACCGAGACCGGTGGCTTCGTCGGCTCGCCCGAATTCATCGCGCCCGAGCGGGTGCTGGGCCAGCGGCCGGGTCCCGAGTCGGACCTGTGGTCGCTGGGCGTGGTGCTGTACACGGCGGTCGAGGGCCTGTCCCCGTTCCGCCGCAGCCACTCCCCGTCCACCCTCCAGGCCGTCTTGCAGGCCGAACCGCAGATGCCCGCGCGTGCCGTGGGGCCGCTCGGCGACATCATCATGCGGATGCTGCGCAAGGAGACCTCGGCGCGTCCGTCCGCCCAGGAGATCCGGCAGGCGCTTCAGGCCGCGGTCCGTCCGCCGCGGCAGACGCCGACCGTCTCCGCGTTCGGCGCACCGACGATGGCCGCGAACGGCGTCCCGACGATGGCCGCCGGGCCCGGATTCGGAGCCGGGGCCGGGTTCGGAGCCGGGGCCGGGTTCGGCGCGGCGCCGCCCGCGGCGCCGGAGCCCTCCGGCAACCGCTTCGTCCCGCCCATCCTGCACAAGAACCGCAAGGCCCAGATCGGCCTGGGCGCGCTGGTGCTGGTGGTCGCCGCCGCTCTGGTGCTGGTGATCGCGAAGCCGTTCGCGAGCGAGAGCCCGCTGCCGTCCGGCTGGGCCGTGCGCGATGAACAGTCCCTGGTCGGGGCGACCCTGGCCATGCCCGAGGGCTACAAGCGGCTTCAGGACGACTCCTACGACACCGCTCCGCAGGTCTCCTTCACGGACCCCAGCGGCGTCTACACCATCACGCTCAAGGCGTCGGTGACCGATTCGCAGCACCAGATCACCGACAACAAGGGGGTGGCCGGGCAGATCGGCCAGTACTACGAGAGCGGCGCCCAGTCGACGATGGACGAGGCCAAGGTGAAGCCGCCGAGGAAGGCCGACCAGGAGGGCGACCCCGCCCTGGACTTCGACACCACCTACTTCACGCCGGGCACCAGCAGCGATGAGATCCGCATCCCCTACCTGAACCGGGACCATGTGTTCGTCATCGACAAAGAGATCGCATGGCAGCTGACGGTGAGCATGCCCGCCGAGGGCGATGCCCGTGAGACCGGCGACACGATGTACGAGGACGTGCTGAAGAACCTCAAGATCAACAAGAGGTTCCGCATCGACACGGACTGAGTCGCCGGCCGCCTTGTGCCCACATGTCGCGCCAGCAATCGCCGGCGCGATTGTGTGTGACCGGTGAAGGCGAGTTACCGACGGGTACCCAAACCGGCCGCGGCCGCCTACTCTCAGCCGCATGACGGAGACGCAGGACAGCGCACGCGCACAGAGCGGCACCACCACCGCCCCCGCCGACGGCAATCCGGTCGCCGCGCCGGGCACCCGCACCGCTGCCGACGTCGTCACCCCCGAGCTGGTCGCCCGGCTCGCCCGGGGGGTCGTGGGCAGCGGCAGTACCGTCAACCACACGCCGTTCACCGGCGAAGTCCTCGCGGCGGAGCTGCCCGAGTCCACTCCGGAAGACGTCGCCACCGCCTTCCGGCAGGCCCGTGAGGCCCAGCGGGCATGGGCCGCCCTGCCCGTCCGCCGACGCGCCGCCGTCCTCCTCCGCTTCCACGACCTGCTGCTGCACCGCCAGTCGGAGATCCTGGACCTCATCCAGCTGGAGACCGGCAAGACCCGGCTGCACGCCCATGAGGAGATCCAGGGCGTGGTGCTCGCCGCCCGCCACTACGGCCGCAAGGCCCACAGCTATCTGCGCCCCAAGGGCCGTGTCGGCGTCGTCCCGACCCTGACCAAGGTCACCGAACTGCGCCAGCCGCGCGGGGTCGTGGGCCAGATCGTGCCCTGGAACTATCCGCTGGAGCTGTCCGTCGGCGACGCGATACCCGCCTTCGTCTCCGGCAACGCGGTCGTGATGAAGCCCGACACCGAGACCTCGCTGACCGCCCTGTGGGCGCGCGAGCTGATGCTCGAGGCCGGAATGCCCGCCGGGGTGTGGCAGGTCGT
This window contains:
- a CDS encoding M64 family metallopeptidase, producing the protein MRRHIRRRVPLRIAATAGGIALAAALTATARATTGGADPARPHGGGAPAAAPAERTHEVEYFSGPGAHPRHTEVPAATPKRMTRAARSLSAAEKADDGDVSSVIEKGPVDDKVDVVFVGDGYTASQQEDFHTDLRAKWKEISAVEPYASYRDLFNVWSVDAVSNQSGVSGDPSEDVVKDTALGSYFWCDGLERLLCVNTDKVESYAAKAPQADLVVVLSNSAKYGGAGYTVTSQVGYDGIATASSDHADSDQVAVHETGHSLGKLADEYVYPDNGTYTGAEPEESNASTLSADQMTDQRKKWYRWLGQTSPDGGAVGAYEGGRYYPKGINRPTDNSIMRTLGREFSLPGREAMIAGFYRHASAVSSRTPTDKPVGRKAELTVRIPKKASLKWYVDGDEVRAARGKKSVTPASLGVRADGETHKVTAKATDTTRAVKDPELRKLLTDSRTWKVARH
- a CDS encoding winged helix DNA-binding domain-containing protein, which gives rise to MTDARPALRISAEQRRARVGRRHLLAPSVRAATVEEVTDAVVALHATDPATVYLSACARLREPSSAEVDRALYEDLSMMRLLCMRRTMFVVTAALAPAVYAGAGRAIAVRERATLLRHLRERADGWDEERLAAVEKEVVAALAVRGEATTAELAQDLPALRETILMSPGKPYEAKQSVGSRLLRQLAADGLVRRCRPRSSWNSSIFPWAPAAALPEVPVREAKAEIAGRWLRAFGPATEADLKWWTGWTVTDTRRALADIRAASVELAEGPGFVAEGDEEPVAECEPWAALLPSLDPTAMGWRMRDWYLDPEQVPALFDGTGNIGPTVWWNGRIVGAWTQRADGEVVWQLFTDAGREAWTALETEAARLSGWLGGMRITTRFPTGLERELAR
- a CDS encoding serine/threonine-protein kinase translates to MGNFGGEGHLIAGRYELVSRLGRGGMGTVWRSVDQLLGRDVAVKELHVDDEGLSALDAQLLGERTLREARTVAQIKHPNVIVLHDVVEEGERAWIVMELVDGVSLADRLTADGPVGPREAGRMVLALLEALRAAHARGVLHRDIKPANVLVESGTGRVVLTDFGIAQVSGATTITETGSFVGSPEYTAPERMSGRRTGPESDLWSLGVLLCTLVSGRSPFHRDSLAAVLHAVVFDEIAVPEAAGGLKPVVEGLLRREPELRLSAEEAARLLRAYGESGDTPEMPLPRTEPRPGRSLVPGPAPGPAPAPVPEAVPTGAAAAGGGTPGAPGESGTSGTSGTSGRGGRFPGGRKAVTAIVAVLALAGAGVGAMALLDGGDDKKVSGGPGHRTGDGHNGGGKTSSPSHSPSPSTGPSTGPSTSSSGIPAGYERVRDPLGFSIAVPQGYSRSYEPPRVYYYSPGKEFRIGVQIQEQDPKGPLGLSREADAKGPQEYPGYRSGQVIETTRHGQPAALWAFVWNGGADDGGSRQTFDLSWDADGKMYDLWLSAPVAQKGQGKRHFDTAVATFTPSGTSN
- a CDS encoding serine/threonine-protein kinase; this translates as MTNDGGRANEPTSYTLRPPHAPEETPPQGSPYEPTQLAARRPPAARSSDPNAGRIIGGRYRLVSRLGHGGMGTVWRARDQVMDREVAVKEPRVPDHLPDGERQTVYRRMEREARAAARIDHPSVVTVHDVVVEEGRPWIVMELVAGQSLAGRLDEGTLDPREAARIGLAVLGALSAAHEAGVLHRDVKPDNVLLGRDDRVVLTDFGIAQIEGEQGLTETGGFVGSPEFIAPERVLGQRPGPESDLWSLGVVLYTAVEGLSPFRRSHSPSTLQAVLQAEPQMPARAVGPLGDIIMRMLRKETSARPSAQEIRQALQAAVRPPRQTPTVSAFGAPTMAANGVPTMAAGPGFGAGAGFGAGAGFGAAPPAAPEPSGNRFVPPILHKNRKAQIGLGALVLVVAAALVLVIAKPFASESPLPSGWAVRDEQSLVGATLAMPEGYKRLQDDSYDTAPQVSFTDPSGVYTITLKASVTDSQHQITDNKGVAGQIGQYYESGAQSTMDEAKVKPPRKADQEGDPALDFDTTYFTPGTSSDEIRIPYLNRDHVFVIDKEIAWQLTVSMPAEGDARETGDTMYEDVLKNLKINKRFRIDTD